A single genomic interval of Zunongwangia sp. HGR-M22 harbors:
- a CDS encoding Rossmann-like and DUF2520 domain-containing protein — translation MIKVVLLGAGNLAYHLFRVFEATKNIKVIQVFNHHEEKLANFKSEVAITTIINKLEKADFYIISIKDDAIAEIASQLKGKKGIVLHTSGAVSMNVLENLNNYGVFYPLQSFSKDKAVNFAEIPINIEANSSENLEKLKSLALSVSNSVYEISSEQRKILHLAAVFANNFSNFMFTTAAEICEEHHIPFEILQPLIQETFQKIKTVSPKEAQTGPAIRNDEKTMQTHLQYLDEDHKKLYKTISEAIIKTYGQKL, via the coding sequence ATGATTAAAGTTGTACTTCTAGGCGCAGGAAATCTTGCTTATCACCTATTTAGGGTTTTTGAAGCCACGAAAAACATAAAGGTCATTCAGGTTTTTAATCATCATGAAGAAAAATTGGCTAATTTTAAATCTGAAGTTGCTATTACAACTATAATTAATAAATTAGAGAAGGCAGATTTTTACATCATTTCTATTAAAGATGATGCTATTGCTGAAATTGCTTCGCAATTAAAAGGAAAAAAAGGGATTGTTTTGCATACTTCTGGCGCGGTAAGTATGAATGTTTTAGAGAATCTTAATAATTATGGAGTTTTTTATCCGCTGCAAAGTTTTTCAAAGGATAAGGCTGTTAATTTTGCTGAAATCCCCATTAATATTGAAGCAAATTCTTCAGAAAATTTAGAAAAATTAAAAAGTCTAGCTTTAAGTGTTTCAAATTCGGTTTATGAAATTTCTTCAGAACAACGTAAGATTTTACATTTAGCAGCAGTTTTTGCTAATAACTTCAGTAATTTTATGTTTACTACTGCGGCAGAAATTTGCGAAGAACACCATATTCCTTTTGAAATTTTACAACCACTTATTCAGGAAACTTTTCAGAAAATAAAAACAGTTTCTCCAAAAGAAGCACAAACAGGACCTGCCATTCGGAATGACGAAAAGACTATGCAAACACATTTGCAATATTTAGATGAAGATCACAAAAAATTATACAAAACCATATCTGAAGCGATAATAAAAACCTATGGACAAAAATTATAA
- a CDS encoding Maf-like protein, with amino-acid sequence MLKEILKNKEIILASGSPRRQQFFKDLHIPFKADVRPVNEVYPQDLEGTEITDYLAKLKAEAFNDLKANQILITSDTIVSNEGIAMGKPKDTAEAKQMIASLSGKTHSVETSVCFTTIKTQKIVHSSTKVTFKELSEEEINFYVTNYKPFDKAGAYAIQEWIGFIGITHIEGSYFNVVGLPTHLVYKILTELASA; translated from the coding sequence ATGCTGAAGGAAATTTTAAAAAATAAAGAGATTATTTTAGCCTCAGGTTCTCCTAGAAGACAACAGTTTTTTAAAGATTTACATATTCCCTTTAAAGCTGATGTTCGCCCGGTGAACGAAGTTTATCCTCAAGATCTAGAAGGCACTGAAATTACCGATTATTTGGCTAAACTTAAGGCAGAAGCTTTTAATGATTTAAAGGCAAATCAGATTTTAATCACCAGTGATACCATTGTAAGTAATGAAGGTATTGCAATGGGCAAACCTAAAGATACAGCCGAAGCCAAACAAATGATCGCATCACTTTCAGGAAAAACACATAGTGTAGAAACCTCTGTTTGTTTTACTACCATAAAAACTCAAAAGATAGTACATTCTTCAACAAAGGTGACTTTTAAAGAACTTTCTGAAGAAGAAATAAATTTTTATGTTACCAATTACAAACCTTTCGATAAAGCCGGCGCTTATGCGATTCAGGAATGGATTGGATTTATTGGCATCACACATATCGAAGGAAGCTATTTTAACGTGGTGGGCTTACCTACGCATTTAGTCTATAAAATTTTAACCGAATTGGCATCTGCGTAA
- a CDS encoding mechanosensitive ion channel domain-containing protein has translation MKILEIAYSSQLIYTGLMVVLLLVINLILKKTAQRIGNKGEIHITRIRLMFRYINILIVILAVFLMALVWGMDLRDLALVFSSVFAVLGVALFAIWSILSNITSGIIMFFNFPYKIGDKIKIHDKDMPIEAVIEDIKAFHLHLRTDDGELITYPNNLILQKAVSLIQKDVFLDEGKNAL, from the coding sequence ATGAAGATTCTTGAAATTGCTTATTCCTCCCAACTCATCTATACAGGCTTAATGGTCGTATTGTTGCTGGTTATTAATCTTATTCTTAAAAAAACAGCACAACGTATAGGGAATAAAGGAGAAATTCACATCACAAGAATTCGTTTAATGTTTCGCTATATCAATATTCTTATAGTGATATTGGCCGTTTTTTTAATGGCTCTTGTTTGGGGTATGGATCTTCGGGATCTGGCTTTAGTTTTCTCTTCAGTCTTTGCTGTATTAGGCGTTGCTTTATTCGCAATTTGGTCTATTTTAAGCAACATTACTTCAGGAATCATCATGTTTTTTAACTTCCCCTATAAAATAGGCGATAAAATTAAAATACACGATAAAGACATGCCGATTGAAGCGGTAATCGAAGATATAAAAGCATTTCATCTTCATCTGCGGACCGACGATGGCGAATTAATTACCTATCCTAATAACCTCATTCTTCAAAAAGCGGTTTCTCTAATTCAGAAAGATGTATTTTTAGATGAAGGCAAAAATGCGCTTTAA
- a CDS encoding KdsC family phosphatase encodes MDKNYKEYLNDIDTFVFDVDGVLTDASVHVTTDGQLLRSMNIKDGYALKQAIKSGYTVCIISGGKNEGVRIRLRDLGITDIYLGITDKVEQLDEFFDIYDINPENVLYMGDDIPDMYPMKLIGLPTCPQDAVPEVKEVSKYISHKKGGKGCVRDVIEQVMKVQGKWIEKN; translated from the coding sequence ATGGACAAAAATTATAAAGAATATTTAAACGATATAGATACTTTCGTATTTGATGTTGACGGTGTGCTTACAGATGCTTCAGTTCACGTTACTACAGATGGCCAGTTGCTAAGAAGCATGAATATTAAAGATGGTTATGCGTTAAAACAGGCGATCAAATCTGGATACACGGTTTGCATCATTTCTGGCGGAAAAAATGAAGGTGTTCGTATACGTCTTAGAGATTTAGGAATTACCGATATTTATCTGGGAATTACCGATAAAGTTGAACAATTAGATGAGTTTTTCGATATTTATGATATAAATCCTGAAAACGTACTTTACATGGGCGACGATATACCCGATATGTATCCCATGAAATTGATAGGTCTACCAACGTGCCCACAAGATGCGGTGCCAGAAGTTAAAGAGGTTTCTAAATACATTTCTCACAAAAAAGGTGGTAAAGGTTGTGTTCGTGATGTTATCGAACAAGTAATGAAAGTACAGGGAAAATGGATAGAAAAAAACTGA
- a CDS encoding sodium:solute symporter: MQLIDWIILIVTISSIVWYGVYKSRGSKNVQDYIKGGGDAQWWTIGLSVMATQASAITFLSTPGQAFNDGMGFVQIYFGLPIAIVIICVVFIPIYHRLKVYTAYEYLESRFDQKTRILTALLFLIQRGLAAGLTIFAPAIILSAVLGWDLTTLTFLIGILVIIYTVSGGTKAVSVTQKQQMAVILTGMIATFFIILHYLPENITFTKALEIAGSEGKMNVLDFSFDFDNRYTFWSGIIGGTFLSLSYFGTDQSQVQRYLSGKSIRESQLGMVFNGLLKVPLQFFILLVGVMVFVFYQFNDTPLNFNPAATEAVLDSDYAEQYKDLMVNHRELLEQKQKLTFNYAEIDQISDIQNQQFKDQLSALTTKEFENREKAKMFIDAAKSDAESNDKDYVFIHFILNNLPRGVIGLLLAVILCAAMSSTASELNALASTTTIDLYRRNIKTEKDENHYLKASKWFTFMWGVLAILFASFANLFDNLIQLVNIIGSIFYGNVLGIFLLAFFIKYVKSNAVFISAIITQLMVIAVYFLDILPYLWLNVLGCLLVISIALIIQTIFLKPKSA; encoded by the coding sequence ATGCAATTAATTGACTGGATAATTTTAATAGTTACCATAAGTTCTATTGTTTGGTATGGTGTTTACAAATCGCGCGGCAGCAAGAATGTACAAGATTATATAAAAGGCGGGGGTGATGCACAATGGTGGACGATTGGTTTATCGGTGATGGCCACTCAAGCTAGTGCTATCACTTTTTTATCTACACCAGGTCAGGCTTTTAATGATGGGATGGGCTTTGTTCAGATTTATTTTGGATTACCTATAGCCATCGTGATTATTTGCGTGGTTTTTATCCCGATTTATCATCGCTTAAAAGTATATACTGCATACGAATATTTAGAATCCAGATTCGACCAGAAAACAAGAATCTTAACTGCCCTATTATTTTTAATCCAAAGAGGTTTAGCAGCAGGGCTCACCATTTTTGCGCCGGCAATAATTTTATCTGCGGTCTTAGGTTGGGACCTTACAACACTTACCTTCTTAATAGGGATATTGGTTATTATTTATACGGTCTCTGGCGGAACAAAAGCCGTTAGTGTAACTCAAAAACAACAAATGGCAGTTATCTTAACGGGGATGATTGCTACTTTTTTTATTATTCTACATTATTTACCAGAAAATATTACGTTCACCAAAGCCTTAGAAATTGCCGGTAGCGAAGGCAAAATGAATGTATTAGATTTTTCATTCGATTTTGATAACCGTTATACATTTTGGAGTGGAATTATCGGTGGAACGTTTTTATCGTTATCGTATTTTGGAACCGATCAAAGCCAGGTACAGCGCTATCTTTCTGGAAAAAGCATAAGGGAGAGTCAGCTTGGAATGGTGTTTAACGGTCTACTTAAAGTACCCTTACAATTTTTTATTTTGTTAGTTGGAGTAATGGTTTTTGTTTTTTACCAATTTAATGATACACCACTTAACTTTAACCCTGCGGCAACCGAAGCTGTTTTAGATTCAGATTATGCAGAACAGTATAAAGATTTAATGGTTAATCACCGAGAACTCTTAGAGCAAAAGCAAAAACTTACTTTTAATTATGCTGAAATAGATCAAATTTCAGATATCCAGAATCAGCAGTTCAAAGATCAACTTTCAGCTTTAACTACAAAAGAATTTGAAAATCGTGAAAAAGCGAAAATGTTTATCGATGCGGCCAAAAGTGATGCAGAGAGTAATGATAAAGACTATGTTTTTATTCACTTCATCTTAAATAATTTACCGCGCGGAGTTATTGGCTTGCTATTGGCAGTGATTTTATGCGCCGCTATGTCCTCTACAGCTTCAGAGCTTAATGCCCTGGCATCGACAACGACAATAGATCTTTACCGTAGAAATATCAAAACAGAGAAAGACGAAAATCATTATCTAAAAGCTTCAAAATGGTTCACGTTCATGTGGGGTGTATTAGCCATCTTATTTGCTAGTTTTGCTAATCTTTTTGATAATTTAATTCAACTTGTAAATATTATTGGTTCCATTTTTTATGGCAATGTACTAGGAATATTTTTATTGGCTTTTTTCATCAAATACGTTAAAAGCAATGCCGTTTTTATTTCTGCAATAATTACTCAACTAATGGTTATCGCCGTTTACTTTTTAGATATCCTTCCTTACTTATGGCTAAATGTATTAGGGTGTTTATTAGTAATTTCAATAGCGCTGATAATCCAAACCATATTTTTAAAACCTAAATCTGCTTAA
- the ccsA gene encoding cytochrome c biogenesis protein: protein MQKKIASVLFSTRIMAVLFVVFAISMALGTFIENWYSIETARLMIYNTWWFEAIMVFFLINFLGNIKRYNLHKREKWSSLLIHLSFILILIGAFVTRYISYEGIMPIREGETTNKFLSEKTFFTFFIDGEIDGEPRRRVLQEPVLFGPEYDNDYVLNTDYNGQPVKFELTNFIHGAEEKLVENPNGDNYLKIVEAGGGSRHDHYLKEGEVSSIHNVLFSLNKETEGAINISLNENGEYFIKSPFEADYMRMADQKRGNLVADSIQPLMLRSLYTMGNMQFVIPDPVVIGNYDIVATPQKNKEQPDAVSLNISSNGETKKVTLMGAKGIASEPEKISVGGLDIFLNYGSKEMELPFSLKLEDFIANKYPGTENSYSSFKSKIEIIEDGEKPRPYEIYMNHVLDIQGYRFFQSGFDPDEQGTILSVNHDFWGTWITYIGYFLLYFGLMWILFDKGSRFGNLKVMLDKVKAKQKKLTLILAIFGTTLGSFAQEMDDHLHVETTAQQLDSVIMANAVKKEHAAKFGRLIIQDAGGRMKPANTFSSELLRKLSKKDDYKGLNSDQVFLSMSESPFLWYDIPLIYIKKHNDSIRHIAGVPEDKEYLSLLDFMDNEGNYKLSPFLGEAYRAAVPNQFQKDFIEADKRVNLLWQTLDGNILRLFPIPGDENNKWVSHKEAQDANLKGMDSVYTQQIIPLYMNALKMSRQTGDYSEAEKYLESIKNYQQKYGEEIMPSQKKVEAEILYNKYDIFRNLFWMYMLAGSVMLIFVIVQIFKNQKAIKLIINVCTVAIIILFVLHTAGLGFRWYISGHAPWSDAYESMIYVGWATMFFGLAFGRKSNLTIASTAFVASMILMVAHWNWMDPAIANLVPVLDSYWLMIHVSVIVGSYGPFTLGMVLGVVSLLLMIMTTENNKKKIELSIREITIITEMALTVGLVMLTIGNFLGGQWANESWGRYWGWDPKETWALISIMVYAFVIHMRLVPGLRGRWTFNFMTVVAYSSIMMTYFGVNFYLTGLHSYASGDKVITPTFVYYALIVVAILGGVSYWRYSIHYKKKAKKEIKEQKEERI from the coding sequence ATGCAGAAAAAAATTGCATCTGTCCTATTTTCCACACGTATCATGGCGGTATTGTTCGTCGTTTTTGCCATCTCCATGGCATTGGGAACATTTATTGAAAACTGGTACAGTATAGAGACTGCACGGTTAATGATTTACAATACCTGGTGGTTTGAAGCTATAATGGTATTTTTTCTTATCAATTTCTTAGGAAATATAAAACGTTACAATCTCCATAAACGCGAAAAATGGTCGTCGCTATTAATTCACCTTTCTTTTATATTAATTTTAATTGGTGCTTTTGTAACACGTTATATTAGTTATGAAGGAATAATGCCCATTCGCGAAGGAGAAACCACTAATAAATTTCTTTCAGAAAAGACCTTTTTTACCTTTTTTATTGACGGAGAGATTGATGGTGAACCAAGACGAAGAGTACTACAGGAACCGGTTCTTTTTGGTCCAGAATACGATAATGATTATGTGCTTAATACAGATTATAACGGGCAGCCGGTAAAATTTGAGCTTACTAATTTTATTCATGGAGCAGAAGAGAAGTTGGTTGAAAATCCAAACGGTGATAATTATCTAAAAATAGTTGAAGCCGGTGGCGGATCTAGACACGATCATTACTTAAAAGAAGGAGAAGTAAGCAGTATTCATAATGTTTTATTTTCCTTAAATAAGGAAACAGAAGGAGCGATTAATATTAGCTTAAATGAGAATGGTGAATATTTTATAAAATCTCCCTTTGAGGCAGATTATATGCGAATGGCCGATCAAAAAAGAGGCAATTTGGTAGCAGACTCTATTCAGCCATTAATGCTTAGATCTCTATACACTATGGGGAATATGCAATTTGTAATTCCAGATCCAGTGGTTATAGGTAATTATGATATTGTAGCAACCCCGCAAAAAAATAAAGAACAGCCAGATGCAGTAAGTCTTAATATTTCCAGTAATGGTGAAACTAAAAAGGTAACCCTAATGGGAGCTAAGGGAATAGCTAGCGAACCAGAAAAAATCTCGGTAGGCGGTCTTGATATTTTTCTTAATTATGGATCTAAAGAAATGGAGCTTCCTTTTTCTTTAAAATTAGAGGACTTTATTGCGAATAAATATCCCGGAACAGAGAATAGTTATTCTTCATTTAAAAGTAAAATTGAAATTATCGAAGATGGAGAAAAGCCTAGACCTTACGAGATTTATATGAATCACGTTTTAGATATACAAGGTTATAGATTTTTCCAATCTGGTTTTGATCCCGATGAACAAGGAACCATACTTTCTGTAAACCACGATTTTTGGGGTACCTGGATTACTTATATAGGATACTTTTTATTGTATTTTGGATTAATGTGGATTCTTTTTGATAAAGGTTCCCGTTTTGGAAATTTAAAAGTAATGCTGGATAAAGTGAAAGCCAAGCAGAAAAAACTGACTTTAATTTTAGCGATTTTTGGAACTACTTTAGGAAGTTTTGCTCAGGAAATGGATGATCATTTGCATGTAGAAACTACAGCGCAACAATTGGATTCTGTGATCATGGCAAACGCGGTGAAAAAAGAGCACGCAGCGAAGTTTGGCCGATTGATTATCCAAGATGCCGGTGGTCGTATGAAGCCTGCCAATACTTTTTCTTCAGAGTTATTGAGAAAGCTTAGTAAAAAAGATGATTATAAAGGACTCAATTCAGATCAGGTTTTTCTTTCCATGAGCGAAAGTCCTTTTTTATGGTACGATATTCCATTAATTTACATAAAAAAGCATAACGACAGTATTCGTCATATTGCCGGTGTGCCAGAAGATAAAGAATATCTGAGTCTGTTAGACTTTATGGATAACGAAGGGAATTATAAGCTATCTCCATTTTTAGGGGAAGCCTATCGTGCTGCAGTTCCCAATCAATTTCAAAAAGATTTTATTGAAGCAGATAAGCGTGTTAATTTACTTTGGCAAACTTTAGACGGAAATATTCTTAGATTATTTCCGATTCCTGGGGACGAGAACAATAAATGGGTTTCGCATAAAGAAGCTCAGGATGCTAATTTAAAAGGAATGGATTCGGTTTATACTCAGCAAATCATTCCTTTATACATGAATGCGTTAAAAATGTCCAGACAAACTGGAGATTATAGCGAAGCTGAAAAGTACCTGGAAAGTATTAAAAATTATCAGCAAAAATATGGTGAAGAAATAATGCCTTCACAAAAGAAAGTTGAAGCTGAAATTTTATATAATAAATACGATATTTTTAGGAATCTGTTCTGGATGTATATGCTGGCAGGTTCTGTAATGCTAATTTTTGTAATTGTTCAGATTTTCAAAAATCAAAAAGCTATTAAATTAATAATCAATGTTTGTACGGTAGCGATAATTATATTGTTTGTATTACACACTGCGGGATTAGGCTTTAGATGGTATATTTCTGGACATGCACCTTGGAGTGATGCCTACGAATCGATGATTTATGTAGGTTGGGCTACGATGTTCTTTGGTTTGGCTTTTGGTAGAAAAAGTAATTTAACAATTGCCTCTACCGCTTTTGTGGCTTCCATGATTTTGATGGTTGCTCACTGGAACTGGATGGATCCCGCTATTGCGAATCTGGTACCAGTATTGGATTCTTATTGGTTAATGATTCATGTATCTGTGATTGTAGGTAGTTACGGTCCATTTACTTTAGGAATGGTTTTAGGAGTAGTCTCATTACTATTAATGATTATGACTACCGAGAATAATAAAAAGAAAATCGAATTAAGTATTCGAGAAATAACGATTATTACTGAAATGGCGCTTACTGTAGGTTTAGTAATGCTAACCATTGGAAACTTTTTAGGAGGACAATGGGCTAATGAAAGTTGGGGACGCTACTGGGGATGGGATCCCAAAGAAACCTGGGCTTTAATAAGCATTATGGTATATGCATTTGTAATCCACATGCGTTTGGTACCTGGATTAAGAGGTAGATGGACATTTAATTTTATGACAGTTGTAGCGTATTCATCAATTATGATGACTTATTTTGGTGTAAATTTTTATTTAACAGGACTTCATTCTTATGCTAGTGGGGATAAAGTTATTACACCTACATTTGTGTATTATGCTTTAATTGTTGTTGCTATTTTAGGTGGAGTTTCCTATTGGAGATATAGTATCCATTATAAGAAAAAAGCTAAGAAAGAAATTAAGGAGCAAAAGGAAGAAAGGATATAG
- a CDS encoding PIG-L family deacetylase, protein MRRLLLLLILLLNLRISAQAPEKLSASEIYEKIEKLNFLGSVLYLAAHPDDENTRLISYFSNEKHARTAYLSLTRGDGGQNLIGPEIREQLGLIRTQELLAARRIDGGIQFFSRANDFGYSKNPEETLETWNKDKVLADVVWIIRNFKPDVIINRFDHRTPGTTHGHHTASAILSVEAFDIAKNNSIYSEQLRYTNTWQPERLFFNTSSWFFDSQEAFKEATNDEKYLAFDTGVYFPLKGLSNPEIASLSRSQHQSQGFGSTGSRGKQMEYLELIKGSQPNSREDIFSGINTTWSRVEGGAEIGEILSNVQRNFNFTNPSASLPQLLEAYTLIQNLEDEHWKEIKSEEIKEIIEACAGLYMEAITNSEFASPDDQIKINIEAINRSDAKIELKSIVLNPQNRVEEINAVLLDNEDWKKSFEDKVPEDAPYTSPYWLNKKGTVGMYRVDNQKLIGKPGTPHTATVSFKIDINGTSIPFVKDIVYKYNDNVTGERYENFEIIPPVSVSFLDDIVLFPNQESKNIQVKVTAKKDNINGTLNLNLPSGWQISPKSETVNLPQKGSSSTYTFKITPPSEQSEIWVNPEFETTGKTYEDDIITINYPHIPAQTLVIPSKLKLAKIKLQKKGENIAYITGAGDVVPESLRQIGYKVSVLNPATITAESLAKYDAVVTGVRAYNVLEELRYKNDELLKYVENGGTLIAQYNKDRGITVNQIGPFPFKLSYDRITEEDAEVNFVNQDSPVLNFPNKITKNDFDGWVQERGLYFPHSWDDNYSTVLAMHDKNEQTTEGSLLVAKYGKGYYVYTGLSFFRQFPAGVAGSYRLFANLLSLGK, encoded by the coding sequence ATGCGCAGACTCCTATTACTTCTTATACTATTACTAAATTTAAGAATATCAGCCCAAGCACCAGAGAAGCTAAGCGCTTCAGAAATTTATGAGAAAATAGAAAAATTGAATTTCCTTGGTTCAGTTTTATATTTAGCTGCTCATCCCGATGATGAAAATACACGGCTTATCTCTTACTTTTCTAACGAAAAACATGCAAGAACTGCCTACCTTTCATTAACTCGTGGTGATGGTGGCCAAAATCTTATAGGCCCCGAAATTAGGGAGCAATTAGGCCTAATTAGAACTCAGGAATTACTTGCAGCTCGCCGTATCGATGGTGGGATACAATTTTTTAGTCGCGCTAATGATTTTGGATATTCTAAAAATCCTGAAGAAACTTTAGAAACCTGGAATAAGGATAAAGTCTTAGCAGATGTGGTTTGGATTATTAGAAATTTTAAACCAGATGTGATTATTAATCGTTTTGACCATCGTACCCCAGGAACCACACACGGTCACCATACTGCTTCTGCTATACTTAGTGTAGAGGCATTTGATATTGCTAAAAATAACTCTATTTATTCTGAACAATTAAGGTATACGAATACCTGGCAGCCTGAACGATTATTTTTCAATACGTCTTCTTGGTTTTTCGACAGTCAGGAAGCTTTTAAAGAGGCAACAAATGACGAGAAATATTTAGCTTTTGATACCGGCGTTTATTTTCCGCTGAAAGGGCTTTCTAATCCAGAAATTGCTTCGCTTAGCCGTAGCCAGCACCAATCTCAGGGTTTTGGGAGCACGGGCTCTCGTGGTAAACAAATGGAATATTTAGAATTGATAAAAGGATCTCAACCAAATTCAAGAGAAGATATTTTTTCAGGAATTAATACTACTTGGAGTCGCGTGGAAGGCGGAGCGGAAATCGGAGAAATTTTAAGCAATGTTCAGAGAAATTTTAATTTCACGAATCCTTCTGCGAGTTTACCACAGCTTTTAGAAGCTTACACGTTAATTCAGAATTTAGAAGATGAGCATTGGAAAGAGATTAAATCTGAAGAAATTAAAGAAATTATCGAAGCTTGCGCCGGCCTTTACATGGAAGCCATCACAAACTCAGAATTTGCTTCGCCAGACGATCAGATTAAAATTAATATTGAGGCGATAAATCGTAGCGATGCCAAAATTGAATTAAAATCGATCGTTTTAAATCCACAAAATCGAGTTGAAGAAATTAATGCTGTTCTTCTTGATAACGAAGATTGGAAAAAATCTTTCGAAGATAAAGTTCCAGAGGATGCACCCTACACTTCACCATACTGGTTAAATAAAAAAGGAACAGTGGGAATGTATCGTGTAGATAACCAAAAATTAATTGGGAAACCAGGAACTCCACACACCGCTACCGTTTCGTTTAAAATTGATATAAATGGTACTTCTATTCCATTTGTAAAAGATATCGTTTATAAATATAATGATAATGTAACGGGAGAACGTTATGAGAATTTTGAAATTATACCTCCAGTTTCCGTAAGTTTTCTGGACGATATAGTTCTTTTTCCAAATCAGGAAAGTAAAAATATCCAGGTAAAAGTAACGGCTAAAAAAGATAATATCAATGGCACTTTAAACTTAAATTTACCTTCAGGATGGCAAATATCGCCTAAATCTGAAACGGTAAATCTTCCGCAAAAAGGAAGCAGTAGCACGTATACTTTTAAAATCACACCACCTTCAGAACAAAGTGAGATTTGGGTGAATCCTGAGTTTGAAACTACAGGAAAAACCTATGAAGACGATATAATTACAATTAACTATCCTCATATCCCTGCGCAAACTTTAGTAATTCCTTCTAAACTGAAATTAGCCAAAATCAAACTTCAGAAAAAAGGAGAAAATATTGCATATATCACCGGTGCAGGTGATGTTGTTCCAGAAAGTTTACGCCAAATTGGATATAAAGTGAGTGTTCTTAACCCTGCAACAATTACTGCGGAATCTTTAGCAAAATATGACGCTGTTGTTACCGGAGTAAGAGCTTACAATGTTCTTGAAGAACTTCGCTATAAAAATGATGAGCTACTAAAGTATGTTGAAAATGGTGGAACACTTATTGCTCAATACAATAAGGATCGCGGAATAACTGTAAACCAAATTGGACCTTTCCCTTTCAAGTTATCCTACGATCGCATAACCGAAGAAGATGCTGAAGTAAATTTTGTTAACCAAGATTCGCCAGTTTTAAACTTTCCCAATAAAATTACCAAAAACGATTTTGACGGCTGGGTACAGGAACGCGGTTTATATTTCCCACACAGTTGGGACGACAATTATAGTACTGTTTTAGCTATGCACGATAAAAATGAACAAACTACTGAAGGTAGCCTTTTAGTTGCCAAATACGGTAAAGGTTATTATGTATATACCGGCTTAAGTTTCTTTCGACAATTTCCTGCAGGAGTTGCTGGATCGTATCGCCTTTTTGCTAACTTGCTTTCTTTAGGAAAATAA
- a CDS encoding geranylgeranylglycerol-phosphate geranylgeranyltransferase has translation MPYLKLIRCGNLLFIALCLLLIRFGFFQQFDASTTLSNLDFILLTIAVVCIAASGYVINNILDYEADRINAPKRLVIHEKISEKSAYNLFFTLNVIGVGVGFYIANVIEKPSFSAIFIFTSALLYFYATYLKHIAIAGNLVISLLVGIVVLLPVIFDLYPAINTNNIVNQRFIFNILAYYSFYAILINFLREIIKDQQDINGDYKVQSNTLPLLIGQKRTNAVVFVFCFILFVSSIIFLSEDLYKNTKAVVYALVFIIAPLLAILAGVLKAKTKKDYAKFSLILKCMLFFGLLSLGFPEYLIS, from the coding sequence ATGCCATATTTAAAACTTATTAGATGTGGTAATTTGCTTTTTATCGCCTTGTGTTTATTATTAATACGCTTTGGCTTTTTTCAGCAATTTGACGCTAGCACAACACTTAGCAATCTAGACTTTATTTTACTCACTATTGCAGTAGTATGTATTGCTGCTTCTGGGTATGTGATTAATAACATTTTAGATTATGAGGCCGATCGCATTAATGCGCCTAAAAGACTAGTAATACACGAGAAAATAAGCGAAAAATCGGCTTATAACCTATTTTTTACTTTAAATGTAATTGGTGTTGGTGTTGGTTTTTATATCGCAAACGTGATTGAAAAACCGTCTTTTTCGGCTATTTTTATATTTACCTCTGCCCTACTTTATTTTTATGCAACCTATTTAAAACATATTGCAATTGCAGGAAATCTAGTGATTAGCTTACTGGTAGGGATTGTAGTATTACTACCGGTAATTTTTGATTTATATCCAGCAATAAATACTAATAATATTGTAAATCAGCGATTCATTTTTAACATCCTGGCGTACTATTCTTTCTATGCTATCCTTATAAATTTTCTACGAGAAATTATTAAAGATCAACAAGATATAAATGGAGATTATAAAGTACAAAGTAACACGCTGCCCTTACTTATTGGCCAAAAAAGAACCAATGCGGTAGTTTTTGTATTTTGTTTTATTCTTTTTGTTTCAAGCATCATTTTTTTAAGTGAAGATTTATATAAAAACACCAAAGCAGTTGTTTACGCCTTGGTTTTTATAATAGCGCCATTACTTGCTATTCTCGCAGGAGTTTTAAAAGCTAAAACAAAGAAAGATTACGCAAAATTTAGCCTTATTTTAAAATGTATGTTATTTTTTGGATTATTGTCCTTGGGCTTTCCAGAATACTTAATATCTTAA